In Seriola aureovittata isolate HTS-2021-v1 ecotype China chromosome 17, ASM2101889v1, whole genome shotgun sequence, a genomic segment contains:
- the LOC130185044 gene encoding trinucleotide repeat-containing gene 6A protein-like isoform X2 encodes MAPIRDSVSHSPNQTGLEHPGLDSQYEPSPWSSGSPCSSDSNSNWGKVLVDASTDKPNNPSSTNSSVWPPSSSSFSCSSSSSSSGCGSGSDPELASECMDADSSSSIGSEKNLAAVAVTTVMMMSANASSSVSSTTSSPSSSLVTSAMMVGVSVNGDSNGNSRQVIGGGMGTISGANNGNNNITGSSHYSVAGSSSIGSNNMGNHNIKLVNNSGVWGSQTGSNMITTGGSTPCINGGLNPNSLNPNANHGAWPQNPTPSPVTQGQRPPQAQGMSSKLGIAPQQGPLLGWGGMAAPDNSSMMEDTEVNNGTASSKVLGSSNSGNGGLQPTNLNTESNGPNNTIMMNTTTTTTNATMTSSPPNSTASPQLSGDCSWGSIGGGNGGPLANGNPSSAPQNPQGELGGPGAFGTPWGATTYPGDKGPPNADTVNPQNPALMQAGNPQISSTAAYKSNNNHNNTGAPRWDQGPTNNPNQPQSNLSWGVGSNQIPGSAGQTPGNGNQTTMGPPAGIPRPWGSSASSSSSSSSSSSTSNNKMSNGEWGSAAPGNNHSDAGIQKGSSANNGWKSLEDDAMGMGGGGGGGGSHGLGSVTGGWGRSGGSEGSGESSGGRSSSDRDSSQSKGGNRRKGTHSATIITALTRADVDPRVLSNTGWGQTPIRQNTAWDVNSPNNQPQGPRGDERKHSSGGSSWGTATPAAPSQSSGGWGGRPGSSGTDTGGSGWGEQRQTSGWDSKVPASGGGGQSGWDDGSSYKGSNTNSNTWSNNFNKDDRSNTWTNAPKPQQGWGSSSGNASEGWGSSGDGTRGGANNHWGEPQKNAGSVGWDSDSDRSGSGCWSEPSRTNTSSSNTWVGSGGSNTPDQSTPNPGSNWGDSVHKPSSQSNSQGWGEPVKNNHGAQNWGEPNPKPSNEWGKGPESNMSRGNQGSNKPTGWLGGPMPTVGQKEEVATGWEEPSPESIRRRMEIDDGTAAWGDPGKYSGGSVNMWNRTSQSEQENMGMSSQHQSHPAHSSMHPPQPMQPVAQEKSCSSGWGEPYPQQKESSSWGEPAAAPPVTVDNGTSAWGKPMESSSGWDEPSRDSRESGSGWGSQHKSAPGPKPMETWCGEEVSMGNSWDQEEEVEIGMWSNSQQDNRSHDQNTWNYKHKGGNKMNKPVNKQDEPWMKPFINQFSGMNFPRDSPDDPMKTGAGMVQDKRMDMGSMGDFNGVMGKNPGSRHQLHKESAMDRNPYYDKLSVSPSAYDSPASDELSSNQSMSFSPSNSAQPIRCLNSGPSPAHSSPGATRQNVNPMLGGSSVAQGRGGPQSQVPPQPNLRNQVPPPILPSQVPPSLLKYPGGNGGLNPLFGPQQVAVLNQLSQLNQLSQLNQINQLQRLLLQQQQQQQQQQKAQSQRTMPVGRQTEQTRPIGSSPSMMQPPRHLDPSLLKQAPPLKPYLENYLSHNAPEMQKDAAALGSFSNFPLSLNSNLNVSLDMGVGGGSSGGGAVSYKEPPQSRLKKLWATDPLEQNSKPGAMSSGLRLEDSPFYDFLSPGPSPLSPPGQSMGSVGDGWPPRANSPPPHGNTVTWPPEFRPGEPWKGYPNIDPETDPYVTPGSVINNLSINTVRDTDHLRDRNNGPSSSLNTTMPSNSAWSSIRASSHSGSLTSTAQSTSARPSESKWSPGGGSVSNSSLAHELWKVPLPPKALSVAAPSRPPPGLTSQKPSPASSGWDASALRLGGWGSSESRYTPGSSWGDSSSSGRTQWLVLKNLTPQIDGSTLRTLCMQHGPLITFHLNLPHGNAVVCYSSKDEAAKAQKSLHMCVLGNTTILAEFASEEEINRFFAQGQSLATPSSSWQAIGSSQSRMDQSHPFPSRAPEPNQWNSSDLHSSSLWGGPNYSSSLWGSPSGTEAGRISSPSPISSFLPVDHLTGGGDSM; translated from the exons ATGGCTCCCATTCGGGATTCCGTCAGCCACTCCCCTAATCAAACAG gtCTGGAGCATCCTGGCTTGGACTCACAGTATGAGCCATCCCCTTGGTCCTCTGGCTCTCcctgcagcagtgacagcaacagcaacTGGGGGAAAGTCCTAGTGGACGCAAGCACCGACAAACCCAACAACCCTTCTTCAACCAACTCTTCCGTCtggcctccctcctcctcctcattctcttgctcctcgtcttcttcctcttctggcTGTGGGTCAGGATCAGACCCTGAGCTGGCATCAGAATGCATGGACGCAGACTCTAGCTCCTCGATCGGCTCAGAGAAAAACCTTGCCGCTGTTGCTGTgacaacagtgatgatgatgtcagcaaatgcttcttcctctgtgtcttctACGACTTCttcaccctcttcctctttggTGACTTCTGCCATGATGGTCGGCGTTTCAGTGAATGGAGACAGCAACGGCAACAGTCGTCAGGTtattggtggagggatgggaaCCATCAGCGGTgcaaataatggaaataataacaTCACCGGATCCTCCCACTACTCTGTGGCTGGGTCCAGCAGTATTGGCAGCAATAACATGGGTAACCACAACATCAAGCTCGTCAATAACAGTGGCGTATGGGGCAGCCAGACAGGCAGCAACATGATCACCACGGGCGGAAGCACCCCTTGCATCAATGGAGGGTTAAACCCAAACTCTTTAAACCCAAATGCCAACCACGGTGCCTGGCCACAGAATCCAACCCCAAGCCCAGTGACCCAGGGCCAGCGGCCTCCACAGGCTCAGGGGATGAGTTCCAAACTGGGTATAGCTCCCCAACAGGGCCCCTTGCTGGGCTGGGGTGGCATGGCAGCTCCAGACAACAGCAGTATGATGGAAGACACTGAGGTGAATAATGGTACAGCAAGCAGCAAGGTGTTAGGAAGCAGCAACAGTGGAAATGGTGGCCTGCAGCCTACCAACCTTAACACTGAATCCAATGGACCAAATAACACTATTATGAtgaatactactactactactactaacgCCACAATGACCTCTAGTCCACCAAACTCTACCGCCTCACCCCAACTCAGTGGGGATTGTTCCTGGGGCTCCATTGGAGGAGGGAATGGGGGTCCGCTGGCCAATGGAAACCCTTCATCAGCCCCCCAGAACCCCCAAGGAGAGCTGGGGGGTCCTGGGGCTTTCGGTACGCCTTGGGGCGCAACTACCTACCCTGGAGACAAGGGCCCCCCAAATGCAGACACTGTGAACCCCCAAAACCCTGCCTTAATGCAGGCTGGGAACCCCCAAATCTCCTCTACTGCTGCTTACAAGAGTAATAATAACCACAATAACACTGGGGCCCCACGCTGGGACCAGGGGCCCACTAATAACCCAAACCAGCCTCAGAGCAACTTGTCCTGGGGTGTTGGCTCAAATCAAATCCCAGGCTCTGCAGGCCAAACACCTGGAAATGGGAACCAAACTACGATGGGCCCTCCAGCGGGGATACCTCGTCCCTGGGGGAGCAGCGcgtcatcttcttcctcttcctcatcatcttcttccACATCAAATAACAAGATGTCAAATGGAGAATGGGGATCAGCAGCTCCTGGTAACAACCATTCAGATGCTGGAATTCAGAAAGGAAGCTCTGCCAACAATGGCTGGAAGAGCCTGGAGGATGACGCCATGGGCatgggaggtggagggggagggggtggaaGTCATGGCTTGGGGAGTGTCACTGGAGGCTGGGGTCGCTctggaggaagtgaaggaagCGGAGAGAGCTCCGGAGGCCGATCTAgctcagacagagacagcagccaGTCAAAAGGGGGAAACCGCAGAAAAGGTACCCATTCTGCAACAATAATAACAGCTCTGACCCGGGCCGATGTGGACCCAAGAGTTCTGTCCAACACTGGGTGGGGTCAGACACCCATTCGGCAGAACACCGCCTGGGATGTCAATTCTCCTAACAATCAGCCCCAGGGTCccagaggagatgagagaaagcACAGCAGTGGAGGCTCCAGCTGGGGCACAGCAACACCGGCAGCTCCCTCCCAGTCCTCTGGAG GCTGGGGAGGTAGGCCCGGCAGCTCAGGCACGGATACAGGAGGGTCTGGCTGGGGAGAGCAGAGACAAACCTCTGGGTGGGACAGCAAAGTCCCAGCAAGTGGAGGAGGTGGGCAGAGTGGCTGGGATGATGGATCCAGCTACAAGGGTAGCAACACCAATAGTAACACCTGGAGCAACAACTTCAACAAAGATGACAG gTCCAATACTTGGACTAATGCACCCAAACCGCAGCAGGGCTGGGGTTCCAGTAGTGGAAATGCAAGTGAAGGCTGGGGTAGCAGTGGGGATGGTACCAGAGGAGGAGCCAACAACCACTGGGGGGAGCCCCAAAAAAATGCAGGCTCAGTGGGCTGGGACAGCGACAGTGACCGGTCTGGTTCTGGATGTTGGAGCGAGCCTAGCCGaaccaacaccagcagcagcaacacgtGGGTAGGGAGTGGAGGATCAAATACTCCAGACCAGAGCACGCCAAACCCAGGCTCCAACTGGGGCGACTCAGTCCACAAACCCAGTTCTCAGAGTAACAGCCAGGGCTGGGGTGAGCCAGTGAAGAACAACCATGGAGCCCAGAACTGGGGTGAGCCGAATCCCAAGCCCTCCAACGAGTGGGGTAAAGGTCCTGAATCCAACATGTCCAGAGGCAATCAAGGCTCTAACAAGCCCACAG GCTGGCTGGGAGGCCCGATGCCCACAGTAGGTCAGAAGGAAGAAGTGGCAACTGGGTGGGAAGAGCCTTCTCCAGAGTCCATACGGCGGAGGATGGAGATCGATGATGGCACTGCAGCTTGGGGAGACCCTG GCAAATACAGTGGTGGATCTGTCAACATGTGGAACAGGACTAGCCAATCAGAACAGGAGAACATGGGTATGTCCTCTCAGCACCAGTCCCACCCAGCACACAGCTCAATGCATCCTCCTCAGCCCATGCAGCCTGTTGCACAggaaaaaagctgcagttctG GTTGGGGTGAGCCATACCCCCAGCAGAAGGAGTCCTCATCATGGGGGGAGCCAGCCGCTGCTCCGCCTGTTACAGTGGACAACGGGACCTCTGCCTGGGGGAAGCCCATGGAAAGCAGCTCCGGTTGGGATGAACCCAGCAGGGACAGCAGAGAGTCCGGGTCTGGATGGGGCAGCCAGCATAAGTCGG CTCCAGGTCCTAAGCCCATGGAGACATGGTGTGGTGAGGAAGTGTCCATGGGTAATAGCTGGGATCAGGAAGAAGAAGTGGAGATTGGCATGTGGAGCAACAGCCAACAGGACAACAGGTCCCATGACCAAAACACCTGGAACTACAAGCATAAAGGCGGAAACAAG ATGAACAAACCAGTCAACAAACAGGATGAACCCTGGATGAAACCTTTCATCAACCAGTTCAGCGGCATGAACTTCCCT AGAGACTCTCCTGACGACCCCATGAAGACAGGAGCAGGGATGGTGCAGGACAAGCGTATGGACATGGGCAGTATGGGAGACTTCAATGGAGTAATGGGGAAGAACCCTGGGTCTCGACACCAGCTCCACAAGGAGTCTGCCATGGATCGCAACCCTTACTATGACAAG CTGTCTGTTTCCCCCTCTGCTTATGATAGTCCAGCTTCTGATGAGCTCTCCTCCAATCAAAGCATGAGCTTTTCCCCTTCCAATTCTGCTCAGCCTATCCGCTGTCTCAACTCGGGGCCATCTCCTGCCCACTCTAGTCCTGGGGCCACTCGGCAG AATGTAAACCCTATGTTGGGTGGCAGCAGCGTAGCACAGGGCCGAGGCGGCCCCCAGTCCCAGGTCCCCCCCCAACCCAACCTTCGTAACCAAGTGCCTCCACCCATCCTGCCCTCTCAG GTCCCTCCATCCCTGTTGAAGTACCCAGGAGGTAACGGAGGTCTGAACCCCCTGTTTGGCCCTCAGCAGGTGGCTGTGCTCAACCAACTCTCCCAGCTCAACCAGCTGTCACAGCTCAACCAGATCAACCAGTTACAG cgtcttcttctccagcagcagcagcagcagcaacaacagcagaaggCTCAGAGCCAGAGAACCATGCCTGTGGGGCGACAGactgaacag ACACGTCCTATTGGTTCGTCTCCATCAATGATGCAGCCCCCACGTCATCTGGACCCCTCTTTGCTGAAACAGGCCCCACCTCTCAAACCGTACCTGGAAAACTACTTGTCCCACAATGCCCCTGAGATGCAGAAGGATGCTGCCGCTCTCGGATCCTTCAGCAACTTCCCTTTAA GCTTGAACTCTAACCTGAATGTATCCCTGGACATGGGTGTTGGTGGTGGTAGTAGTGGTGGCGGAGCTGTGAGCTACAAAGAGCCGCCCCAGTCCAGACTGAAGAAACTTTGGGCTACTGACCCTCTGGAGCAGAACAGCAAACCTG GTGCTATGTCGTCTGGGCTGCGTCTGGAGGACTCTCCCTTCTatgacttcctgtctcctggCCCATCTCCCCTGAGTCCTCCCGGCCAATCAATGGGCTCGGTGGGTGATGGCTGGCCGCCCCGTGCCAACTCCCCCCCGCCCCATGGAAACACTGTCACGTGGCCCCCAG AGTTCCGGCCCGGGGAGCCTTGGAAAGGTTACCCCAACATTGACCCTGAGACTGACCCCTATGTGACCCCCGGCAGTGTCATCAACAACCTCTCCATCAACACCGTCCGCGACACAGACCACCTCAGGGACAGGAACAACG GGCCATCCTCATCACTGAACACCACGATGCCTTCTAACAGTGCCTGGTCATCCATTCGTGCCTCCAGCCACAGCGGTTCCCTCACCAGTACAGCACAAAGCACTTCAG CCAGACCCAGTGAGTCAAAGTGGTCTCCCGGCGGCGGTTCTGTGTCCAACTCCTCCCTAGCTCATGAGCTGTGGAAGGTCCCCCTCCCTCCCAAGGCGCTGTCTGTGGCAGCCCCCTCCAGACCACCACCTGGCCTCACCAGCCAGAAGCCCAGCCCCGCCTCCTCTGGCTGGGACGCCTCTGCCCTgaggttgggggggtggggctCCTCTGAGTCCAGATACACACCTG gtTCCAGTTGgggtgacagcagcagctcagggaGAACCCAATGGCTTGTTCTGAAAAATCTCACACCTCAG ATTGATGGCTCTACCCTGAGGACCCTGTGCATGCAGCATGGCCCTCTGATCACATTCCACCTCAACCTGCCGCACGGTAACGCCGTGGTATGCTACAGCTCCAAGGATGAGGCCGCCAAGGCCCAGAAGAGCCTGCACAT gTGTGTTTTGGGGAACACTACTATTCTGGCTGAGTTTGCCAGCGAGGAGGAAATCAACCGTTTCTTTGCACAAGGGCAGTCATTGGCCACTCCCTCCTCCAGCTGGCAGGCCATAGGCTCCTCTCAGAGCAGAATGGATCAGTCTCACCCCTTTCCCAGCCGCGCTCCTGAACCTAACCAGTGGAACAGCAGCGATCTCCACAGCTCCTCCCTCTGGGGCGGGCCCAACTATTCCAGTAGCCTGTGGGGGAGCCCCAGTGGCACCGAGGCGGGGAGGATCAGCAGCCCTTCTCCAATCAGCTCCTTCCTCCCGGTGGATCACCTGACAGGGGGTGGGGACTCCATGTGA
- the LOC130185044 gene encoding trinucleotide repeat-containing gene 6A protein-like isoform X4, which yields MDADSSSSIGSEKNLAAVAVTTVMMMSANASSSVSSTTSSPSSSLVTSAMMVGVSVNGDSNGNSRQVIGGGMGTISGANNGNNNITGSSHYSVAGSSSIGSNNMGNHNIKLVNNSGVWGSQTGSNMITTGGSTPCINGGLNPNSLNPNANHGAWPQNPTPSPVTQGQRPPQAQGMSSKLGIAPQQGPLLGWGGMAAPDNSSMMEDTEVNNGTASSKVLGSSNSGNGGLQPTNLNTESNGPNNTIMMNTTTTTTNATMTSSPPNSTASPQLSGDCSWGSIGGGNGGPLANGNPSSAPQNPQGELGGPGAFGTPWGATTYPGDKGPPNADTVNPQNPALMQAGNPQISSTAAYKSNNNHNNTGAPRWDQGPTNNPNQPQSNLSWGVGSNQIPGSAGQTPGNGNQTTMGPPAGIPRPWGSSASSSSSSSSSSSTSNNKMSNGEWGSAAPGNNHSDAGIQKGSSANNGWKSLEDDAMGMGGGGGGGGSHGLGSVTGGWGRSGGSEGSGESSGGRSSSDRDSSQSKGGNRRKGTHSATIITALTRADVDPRVLSNTGWGQTPIRQNTAWDVNSPNNQPQGPRGDERKHSSGGSSWGTATPAAPSQSSGGRGTMCWGGRPGSSGTDTGGSGWGEQRQTSGWDSKVPASGGGGQSGWDDGSSYKGSNTNSNTWSNNFNKDDRSNTWTNAPKPQQGWGSSSGNASEGWGSSGDGTRGGANNHWGEPQKNAGSVGWDSDSDRSGSGCWSEPSRTNTSSSNTWVGSGGSNTPDQSTPNPGSNWGDSVHKPSSQSNSQGWGEPVKNNHGAQNWGEPNPKPSNEWGKGPESNMSRGNQGSNKPTGWLGGPMPTVGQKEEVATGWEEPSPESIRRRMEIDDGTAAWGDPGKYSGGSVNMWNRTSQSEQENMGMSSQHQSHPAHSSMHPPQPMQPVAQEKSCSSGWGEPYPQQKESSSWGEPAAAPPVTVDNGTSAWGKPMESSSGWDEPSRDSRESGSGWGSQHKSAPGPKPMETWCGEEVSMGNSWDQEEEVEIGMWSNSQQDNRSHDQNTWNYKHKGGNKMNKPVNKQDEPWMKPFINQFSGMNFPRDSPDDPMKTGAGMVQDKRMDMGSMGDFNGVMGKNPGSRHQLHKESAMDRNPYYDKLSVSPSAYDSPASDELSSNQSMSFSPSNSAQPIRCLNSGPSPAHSSPGATRQNVNPMLGGSSVAQGRGGPQSQVPPQPNLRNQVPPPILPSQVPPSLLKYPGGNGGLNPLFGPQQVAVLNQLSQLNQLSQLNQINQLQRLLLQQQQQQQQQQKAQSQRTMPVGRQTEQTRPIGSSPSMMQPPRHLDPSLLKQAPPLKPYLENYLSHNAPEMQKDAAALGSFSNFPLSLNSNLNVSLDMGVGGGSSGGGAVSYKEPPQSRLKKLWATDPLEQNSKPGAMSSGLRLEDSPFYDFLSPGPSPLSPPGQSMGSVGDGWPPRANSPPPHGNTVTWPPEFRPGEPWKGYPNIDPETDPYVTPGSVINNLSINTVRDTDHLRDRNNGPSSSLNTTMPSNSAWSSIRASSHSGSLTSTAQSTSARPSESKWSPGGGSVSNSSLAHELWKVPLPPKALSVAAPSRPPPGLTSQKPSPASSGWDASALRLGGWGSSESRYTPGSSWGDSSSSGRTQWLVLKNLTPQIDGSTLRTLCMQHGPLITFHLNLPHGNAVVCYSSKDEAAKAQKSLHMCVLGNTTILAEFASEEEINRFFAQGQSLATPSSSWQAIGSSQSRMDQSHPFPSRAPEPNQWNSSDLHSSSLWGGPNYSSSLWGSPSGTEAGRISSPSPISSFLPVDHLTGGGDSM from the exons ATGGACGCAGACTCTAGCTCCTCGATCGGCTCAGAGAAAAACCTTGCCGCTGTTGCTGTgacaacagtgatgatgatgtcagcaaatgcttcttcctctgtgtcttctACGACTTCttcaccctcttcctctttggTGACTTCTGCCATGATGGTCGGCGTTTCAGTGAATGGAGACAGCAACGGCAACAGTCGTCAGGTtattggtggagggatgggaaCCATCAGCGGTgcaaataatggaaataataacaTCACCGGATCCTCCCACTACTCTGTGGCTGGGTCCAGCAGTATTGGCAGCAATAACATGGGTAACCACAACATCAAGCTCGTCAATAACAGTGGCGTATGGGGCAGCCAGACAGGCAGCAACATGATCACCACGGGCGGAAGCACCCCTTGCATCAATGGAGGGTTAAACCCAAACTCTTTAAACCCAAATGCCAACCACGGTGCCTGGCCACAGAATCCAACCCCAAGCCCAGTGACCCAGGGCCAGCGGCCTCCACAGGCTCAGGGGATGAGTTCCAAACTGGGTATAGCTCCCCAACAGGGCCCCTTGCTGGGCTGGGGTGGCATGGCAGCTCCAGACAACAGCAGTATGATGGAAGACACTGAGGTGAATAATGGTACAGCAAGCAGCAAGGTGTTAGGAAGCAGCAACAGTGGAAATGGTGGCCTGCAGCCTACCAACCTTAACACTGAATCCAATGGACCAAATAACACTATTATGAtgaatactactactactactactaacgCCACAATGACCTCTAGTCCACCAAACTCTACCGCCTCACCCCAACTCAGTGGGGATTGTTCCTGGGGCTCCATTGGAGGAGGGAATGGGGGTCCGCTGGCCAATGGAAACCCTTCATCAGCCCCCCAGAACCCCCAAGGAGAGCTGGGGGGTCCTGGGGCTTTCGGTACGCCTTGGGGCGCAACTACCTACCCTGGAGACAAGGGCCCCCCAAATGCAGACACTGTGAACCCCCAAAACCCTGCCTTAATGCAGGCTGGGAACCCCCAAATCTCCTCTACTGCTGCTTACAAGAGTAATAATAACCACAATAACACTGGGGCCCCACGCTGGGACCAGGGGCCCACTAATAACCCAAACCAGCCTCAGAGCAACTTGTCCTGGGGTGTTGGCTCAAATCAAATCCCAGGCTCTGCAGGCCAAACACCTGGAAATGGGAACCAAACTACGATGGGCCCTCCAGCGGGGATACCTCGTCCCTGGGGGAGCAGCGcgtcatcttcttcctcttcctcatcatcttcttccACATCAAATAACAAGATGTCAAATGGAGAATGGGGATCAGCAGCTCCTGGTAACAACCATTCAGATGCTGGAATTCAGAAAGGAAGCTCTGCCAACAATGGCTGGAAGAGCCTGGAGGATGACGCCATGGGCatgggaggtggagggggagggggtggaaGTCATGGCTTGGGGAGTGTCACTGGAGGCTGGGGTCGCTctggaggaagtgaaggaagCGGAGAGAGCTCCGGAGGCCGATCTAgctcagacagagacagcagccaGTCAAAAGGGGGAAACCGCAGAAAAGGTACCCATTCTGCAACAATAATAACAGCTCTGACCCGGGCCGATGTGGACCCAAGAGTTCTGTCCAACACTGGGTGGGGTCAGACACCCATTCGGCAGAACACCGCCTGGGATGTCAATTCTCCTAACAATCAGCCCCAGGGTCccagaggagatgagagaaagcACAGCAGTGGAGGCTCCAGCTGGGGCACAGCAACACCGGCAGCTCCCTCCCAGTCCTCTGGAGGTAGAGGCACAATGT GCTGGGGAGGTAGGCCCGGCAGCTCAGGCACGGATACAGGAGGGTCTGGCTGGGGAGAGCAGAGACAAACCTCTGGGTGGGACAGCAAAGTCCCAGCAAGTGGAGGAGGTGGGCAGAGTGGCTGGGATGATGGATCCAGCTACAAGGGTAGCAACACCAATAGTAACACCTGGAGCAACAACTTCAACAAAGATGACAG gTCCAATACTTGGACTAATGCACCCAAACCGCAGCAGGGCTGGGGTTCCAGTAGTGGAAATGCAAGTGAAGGCTGGGGTAGCAGTGGGGATGGTACCAGAGGAGGAGCCAACAACCACTGGGGGGAGCCCCAAAAAAATGCAGGCTCAGTGGGCTGGGACAGCGACAGTGACCGGTCTGGTTCTGGATGTTGGAGCGAGCCTAGCCGaaccaacaccagcagcagcaacacgtGGGTAGGGAGTGGAGGATCAAATACTCCAGACCAGAGCACGCCAAACCCAGGCTCCAACTGGGGCGACTCAGTCCACAAACCCAGTTCTCAGAGTAACAGCCAGGGCTGGGGTGAGCCAGTGAAGAACAACCATGGAGCCCAGAACTGGGGTGAGCCGAATCCCAAGCCCTCCAACGAGTGGGGTAAAGGTCCTGAATCCAACATGTCCAGAGGCAATCAAGGCTCTAACAAGCCCACAG GCTGGCTGGGAGGCCCGATGCCCACAGTAGGTCAGAAGGAAGAAGTGGCAACTGGGTGGGAAGAGCCTTCTCCAGAGTCCATACGGCGGAGGATGGAGATCGATGATGGCACTGCAGCTTGGGGAGACCCTG GCAAATACAGTGGTGGATCTGTCAACATGTGGAACAGGACTAGCCAATCAGAACAGGAGAACATGGGTATGTCCTCTCAGCACCAGTCCCACCCAGCACACAGCTCAATGCATCCTCCTCAGCCCATGCAGCCTGTTGCACAggaaaaaagctgcagttctG GTTGGGGTGAGCCATACCCCCAGCAGAAGGAGTCCTCATCATGGGGGGAGCCAGCCGCTGCTCCGCCTGTTACAGTGGACAACGGGACCTCTGCCTGGGGGAAGCCCATGGAAAGCAGCTCCGGTTGGGATGAACCCAGCAGGGACAGCAGAGAGTCCGGGTCTGGATGGGGCAGCCAGCATAAGTCGG CTCCAGGTCCTAAGCCCATGGAGACATGGTGTGGTGAGGAAGTGTCCATGGGTAATAGCTGGGATCAGGAAGAAGAAGTGGAGATTGGCATGTGGAGCAACAGCCAACAGGACAACAGGTCCCATGACCAAAACACCTGGAACTACAAGCATAAAGGCGGAAACAAG ATGAACAAACCAGTCAACAAACAGGATGAACCCTGGATGAAACCTTTCATCAACCAGTTCAGCGGCATGAACTTCCCT AGAGACTCTCCTGACGACCCCATGAAGACAGGAGCAGGGATGGTGCAGGACAAGCGTATGGACATGGGCAGTATGGGAGACTTCAATGGAGTAATGGGGAAGAACCCTGGGTCTCGACACCAGCTCCACAAGGAGTCTGCCATGGATCGCAACCCTTACTATGACAAG CTGTCTGTTTCCCCCTCTGCTTATGATAGTCCAGCTTCTGATGAGCTCTCCTCCAATCAAAGCATGAGCTTTTCCCCTTCCAATTCTGCTCAGCCTATCCGCTGTCTCAACTCGGGGCCATCTCCTGCCCACTCTAGTCCTGGGGCCACTCGGCAG AATGTAAACCCTATGTTGGGTGGCAGCAGCGTAGCACAGGGCCGAGGCGGCCCCCAGTCCCAGGTCCCCCCCCAACCCAACCTTCGTAACCAAGTGCCTCCACCCATCCTGCCCTCTCAG GTCCCTCCATCCCTGTTGAAGTACCCAGGAGGTAACGGAGGTCTGAACCCCCTGTTTGGCCCTCAGCAGGTGGCTGTGCTCAACCAACTCTCCCAGCTCAACCAGCTGTCACAGCTCAACCAGATCAACCAGTTACAG cgtcttcttctccagcagcagcagcagcagcaacaacagcagaaggCTCAGAGCCAGAGAACCATGCCTGTGGGGCGACAGactgaacag ACACGTCCTATTGGTTCGTCTCCATCAATGATGCAGCCCCCACGTCATCTGGACCCCTCTTTGCTGAAACAGGCCCCACCTCTCAAACCGTACCTGGAAAACTACTTGTCCCACAATGCCCCTGAGATGCAGAAGGATGCTGCCGCTCTCGGATCCTTCAGCAACTTCCCTTTAA GCTTGAACTCTAACCTGAATGTATCCCTGGACATGGGTGTTGGTGGTGGTAGTAGTGGTGGCGGAGCTGTGAGCTACAAAGAGCCGCCCCAGTCCAGACTGAAGAAACTTTGGGCTACTGACCCTCTGGAGCAGAACAGCAAACCTG GTGCTATGTCGTCTGGGCTGCGTCTGGAGGACTCTCCCTTCTatgacttcctgtctcctggCCCATCTCCCCTGAGTCCTCCCGGCCAATCAATGGGCTCGGTGGGTGATGGCTGGCCGCCCCGTGCCAACTCCCCCCCGCCCCATGGAAACACTGTCACGTGGCCCCCAG AGTTCCGGCCCGGGGAGCCTTGGAAAGGTTACCCCAACATTGACCCTGAGACTGACCCCTATGTGACCCCCGGCAGTGTCATCAACAACCTCTCCATCAACACCGTCCGCGACACAGACCACCTCAGGGACAGGAACAACG GGCCATCCTCATCACTGAACACCACGATGCCTTCTAACAGTGCCTGGTCATCCATTCGTGCCTCCAGCCACAGCGGTTCCCTCACCAGTACAGCACAAAGCACTTCAG CCAGACCCAGTGAGTCAAAGTGGTCTCCCGGCGGCGGTTCTGTGTCCAACTCCTCCCTAGCTCATGAGCTGTGGAAGGTCCCCCTCCCTCCCAAGGCGCTGTCTGTGGCAGCCCCCTCCAGACCACCACCTGGCCTCACCAGCCAGAAGCCCAGCCCCGCCTCCTCTGGCTGGGACGCCTCTGCCCTgaggttgggggggtggggctCCTCTGAGTCCAGATACACACCTG gtTCCAGTTGgggtgacagcagcagctcagggaGAACCCAATGGCTTGTTCTGAAAAATCTCACACCTCAG ATTGATGGCTCTACCCTGAGGACCCTGTGCATGCAGCATGGCCCTCTGATCACATTCCACCTCAACCTGCCGCACGGTAACGCCGTGGTATGCTACAGCTCCAAGGATGAGGCCGCCAAGGCCCAGAAGAGCCTGCACAT gTGTGTTTTGGGGAACACTACTATTCTGGCTGAGTTTGCCAGCGAGGAGGAAATCAACCGTTTCTTTGCACAAGGGCAGTCATTGGCCACTCCCTCCTCCAGCTGGCAGGCCATAGGCTCCTCTCAGAGCAGAATGGATCAGTCTCACCCCTTTCCCAGCCGCGCTCCTGAACCTAACCAGTGGAACAGCAGCGATCTCCACAGCTCCTCCCTCTGGGGCGGGCCCAACTATTCCAGTAGCCTGTGGGGGAGCCCCAGTGGCACCGAGGCGGGGAGGATCAGCAGCCCTTCTCCAATCAGCTCCTTCCTCCCGGTGGATCACCTGACAGGGGGTGGGGACTCCATGTGA